One Candidatus Cloacimonadota bacterium genomic window, TCCTCTGCCAGATGATCCACGAAAACCCCAACCTGATGATCCTCGACGAACCTACCAACCATCTGGACATCGATATGACCGACGCCCTGCTGGAAGCCCTGAAAGCCTATACAGGAACCGTCATCTTCGTTTCCCACGACCGCTGGTTCCTCAGCGAACTGGCCACCAAATTTTGGGTTTTCCGCAAAAAAGCCTCTCCCGCGGGCATCTACACCACTGTGGAGGAACCCGACTGCGAATGGCAGAAAGCGATCGAACTGGCTTTCGAGGATCCGGAGCTGGCCAAGGTCCCGCCCCCGGCCCGCGAGCGCAAAAAGAAGATCAATCCCTGGTATCTGGAACAGATCCATCTGAGCATCGAACAGGGCGGACAACGCCTCGCGGATCTGCAAAAAGAGCTCGAATCCGTTCACATGGAGCTTTCGCGCTCGGAAACCTATTCCGAGCCAGGCCGCCTCAGCACCCTGCAAGCGCGAATGGCGGAGCTCGAAATCGAGATCGGAAGCGTGGAAAGCCAGATCGCCGCGTGGGAAGAGCAGTACCTGAGGCAAAGCTATGAAGAGTAAGCGGATCGGCTTCACCACCTCTTTCCCCGTGGAAGTGTTGTTCGCGGCCGGACACAGGCCGGTGGACCTGAACAACATCTTTGTGGAGGGCGATTCCGCCGCGCATGTCCGCAAAGCAGAACTGAAGGGATTTCCGCGCACCATCTGCGCTTGGATCAAGGGCAACTACGATGCCGCTCTCAGCTCCGATCTGGACGAAGTGATCGGCATCGTGCAGGGCGATTGTTCAAACGGCGCTTCGCTCACCGCGATGCTGGCTGAAGCCGGCCTGCCGGTCTGGCATTTTTCCTTTCCGCAGGAACGCACGCGCGAGGCCCTGGATACCGAGCTAAGCAAGCTGGAAGCGCACTTTGAAGTGAGCCGGGATGCGGTGATGAAGGTCAAACGGCGATTGGACGCCATTCGCGCCAAACTGAAAACCCTGGATGAATGGACCTGGTGCGAACGCCTTGTGACTGGCAGGGAAAACCACATCTGGCTGGTTAATTCCTCCGATTTTAGGGGCGATCCCGACCGCTTCGAGGAAGAGCTCGACACCTTTTTAGGCGAGGCCGCCAACCGCGACCCCATCCCCACAAAACTTCGCTGCGCCTATCTGGGCGTGCCTCCCATCTACCGCGACATCTACGACAGGATCGCGCAGCAGGGTGCGGATGTGCTCTTCAACGAGGTGCAGCGCCAGTTCGCCATGCCTTCGCTGCTGCCTGACATCATCGACCAATACCTCGTTTATACCTATCCCTACAGCGTTTTCCAGCGCCTGGAGGACATCCTCCCCCAGCTCAGCCAACGCCGCATCGACGTCGTGATCAGCTACACGCAGTCTTTTTGCCATCTGCAGATCGACAACATTCTGCTGAAAAAACGCATCGACCTGCCTTTCCTCACCCTCGAGGGTGATCAACCGGAGACGCTGGACAGCAGGACTTTGCTGCGTTTGGAGAGTTTCTTCGAGGTGCATGGATGAAGCGGGTGCTGCTGGCCATGAGCGGCGGCATCGATTCCGCCGTGAGCGCCGTCTTGCTGCAGGACCAGGGCTATGAGGTGCTGGGCGCAACGATGCGCCTGCGCGGCGCGGAGGGAGGCCGCTACGGCATTCACAGTGGTTGTTTCGGCCCCCGGGAACCGCTCAACCGGCAAATGCTGGAACGGGTGGGTGAACAACTCCGCATTCAGATCCTGGAAGCAGACCTCAGCCAGTCCTTCGAAAACGAGGTCCTGAACTACTACCGCGCCACCTATCTGCAGGGCCGCACTCCCAATCCCTGCGTGGTTTGCAACCAGAGATTGAAATTTGGCCTGCTGCCCCTGGCGCTGAGAAACCAAGGCGTGGAGTTTGACTTTTACGCCACCGGCCACTACGCCAGAACCCGCTTCAGTAAAGAAAACGGACGCTGGCAGCTGCTCAAAGGCCGCGATGCCCTCAAAGACCAGTCCTATTTCCTCTGTCTGCTGTCTTCAAACCAGCTCTCCACCACGCTTTTTCCCCTGGGTGAACTCACCAAGGCAGAGGTGCGGGAAACAGCCCGTAAACGCGGACTGGATTTTCTGCTCAGCCAAGCCGAAAGCCAGGATTTCCTAAGCGAGGAGGACCATCCCCGCCTGTTTGCGGGTGCGCAGATCAAAGCAGGAGACATGATCGATCCCGAGGGCAAAGTGGTGGGACGGCACCGCGGCCTGATCCACTACACGATCGGCCAGCGCAGGCATCTGGGTCTCAGCGGCAGGCCCGAGCCCTGGTATGTGATCGGCTTTGATACCTGCCGCAATAGCTTGCGGGTGGGCCCGCAAAGCTTTCTCTATAAAGACAAACTCACAGTTTCCAGCGTCAACTGGGTTTCGGCCCCGCCCCTCAGCGCCACCAGCCGCGCCGAAACAAAGATCCGCTTTGCCCACAAACCCGCGCCCGGTACACTCAGACCACTGCCGGACGGCTCGGTCGAAGTGACCTTCGACACCCCCCAAATGTCCGTAACCCCCGGCCAGTTCGCCGTTTTCCATGATGGCGACATCCTCTTGGGAGGGGGCGTGATCCTCTGATGAAGCTGCGATGACATGTAGGCCACAGCCTCCCTTCCCGCTCCGATAGCGTTGACCTATTCCGGTTTCAACTGACACCGCCGGTGGAAAGTCCGGAATGAATTGGGCGAATCTGTTGGTGGAGTGACAGATGGAAGCGCGATCGGAGCGTTCACCCAAGCAGCCGGAATATTCTATTGACACAAACAGCACCGGGAAAACGATGGGCGCATGATTTGCGTAAAATGGGATAAAAACCGCTGTCCGAAGAACATTGAATTGCCTTCGGGCTGGGTCTTTTACAGTTTCCGGCAAGGCGACCAACCCTTATGGTGCGGCATCACGCCCAATCTGGCCCAGCGTTTGAAGGTGGTCCGCCAGAAAGCTGAAAGTGATCCCCGCTACGGGGAAAACACAGCGGCCGCCGACATTTTGCAAATCGAAACATATCCGCGGGCCATTGACGCCCTGATCCGCTTCAAAGTATTTCTGCGCCTGCATCAGGTGACCTTTCAACACGTCATGCGGACCAGCCGCGACTATGTTTACCTGGCCCTGGACGGCCATCGCTTCCCCTTCGTCTGCGTGAAAGAAGACACCAACGACGACTGGAGCTATCTGGGACCCTGGCGCGGCCGCTTTTTCCTCACCGATGTGATGGACACCTTCGCGCGCATTCTGAAGCTCCCCTACTGTGAAACAGACAGCCATCCCTGCGTGAAACACGAAACCGGGGCTTGCCAGGGCTGGTGCCTTGCCTTGGCGGAAAATCTGCCTGAAGCTGAAAAACCTGATCTGGCCAAACTCGACACCCTGCTGCGCGAAACTTATCTGCATCCCCAAAACGGCATCCTGGAGATGGTTTCCCAAGAACGTGACCGCTATTTCGATGACCTCGAGTTCGCCAAGGCGGACCTGCTCGACGAGGAGATCGACAAACTTGCGAAGTACCGCGACTGGCTGGGTTTTCTTTATGTGACCAAGTCCCTGAGCTTCAGCGAAGAGGATTTCGGCGTTGAAAACGGACTCCTGAGCTGGTGCGTATATGAAGGGGTGAGATACGAATTCGTGAACGCGCTGGACTCCTACCGGGAAAATGAACTGCTGGCGATCAACCTCAACGATACCGATGAGGCTCGTTTGCTCTATGAATATCACGTAAAACATCATAAAGGATAGCCAATGTACGATCAAATAGATAATTTGGATATTGTGATCAGCAGCCATCAAGGCAAGGTGCGCGACATTCACGACCTCGGCGACAAACTGCTGATCGTTACCAGCGACCGCATTTCCGCCTTCGACGTGGTTTTCCCCGATCCCCTGCCCGGCAAGGGCGTGATCCTCAACCAGATCGCGGCGCACATCTTCAAAACCACCTCGCAAATCGTTCCCAACCACTTCATCACCGACCGGGTGGAAGACTTTCCGCCTGAATTTGCATCCTATAAGAGCTGGCTGGAAGGGCGCAGCATGCTGGTGCAGAAACTGCGGGTGATCCCTGTGGAATGCATCGTGCGCGGATACATCAGCGGCTCCGCCTGGAGCGAATACCAGCAGTCACGCAGCATCGGCGGCAGGCCCATCGACGAAGACCTGCGCGAAAGCCAGAAATTTGCCCAACCGATGTTCACGCCATCGACCAAGGCCTCATCCGGCCACGATGTGAACATCAGCTTCGAGCAGATGAAGCAGCGTATGGATCCCGCCATCGCTGAATTCATCCAGGCAAAATCACTCGAACTCTATCACTGGGCCCATGCGAAATTGCTGGACAAAGGCATTGTGCTGGCCGACACCAAATTCGAGTTCGGCGCCTTCGGCAACCAGATAATCCTGGCTGATGAGGCCCTGACACCAGATTCATCGCGCTTTTGGGACCTCTCGCTGTATGAAGTTGGCAAAAGCCCCGCCAGCTTCGACAAGCAGATCGTGCGCGATCACCTCCTTAGCAGCGGCTGGAACAAACAGCCCCCCGCGCCGCGTCTGCCGGAAGACATCGTGCAAAAAGCGCTGGACAAATACCGGCAGATTCGCGACCTGATCATCGGAGACGATCAATGCCAAAAATAATCTGCATTGTGGACGACGAAGAAAGCCTCATCGTTGATCTGAAGCTGGAGCTCGAGGCGCTTCGCCCCGCCTGGAAAGTGATGGGGTTCAGCAACGGCCTGGACGCCCTTAGAGAGATCATTGCCGGTGGCATCGACCTCGTGATCACCGACATCGCCATGCCGGACATGGACGGCTATGAGCTGTTCTGGCGAATCAAGGACCACGCTCCCGGCCTGCCCGTGATCATGATGACAGGCTTCGGCTACGACCCCAATCACGTGCTGGTGCGGGCCAAAACCGACGGCCTGCAGGACATTCTGTTCAAACCCTTCGACATCGCCAAACTGATCGCGCTGATCGAAAGCAAACTTGAGCCGGAAAGGTGATTTACGGACTTCGCCAGCCGACATCTTAAACGCCGCACGCTTCTCAGCGACCTGCTAAGCCCCCTCGGCGAGCTCAACGCCGCCTATCAAACCCAACGCCGCCGCCTGCTCTCCGCCCATGCCTGGCGTCCGCCCTGCAAGATGGTCAGCATCGGCAACATCGTAAGCGGAGGCAGCGGCAAAACACCCTTCACCATCCACCTGGCCGGCAGCCTGCAAGCGGCCGGATACAAGGTGGGAATCTCGCACAGGGGCTACAAAGGCAGGCTGGAAAACACTCCCACGCTTATCTCAGACAGGAATGGCATCCTGTTTGGCGTGGAAGAGGCTGGCGATGAAGCACAGCTGATCGCCAACCGTTTGCCCGGCATTCCTGTGGTGGTGGGAAAACGGCGCGCGGCCGCGGTTTCGCTATTGCTGGCCCACTA contains:
- the mnmA gene encoding tRNA 2-thiouridine(34) synthase MnmA, yielding MKRVLLAMSGGIDSAVSAVLLQDQGYEVLGATMRLRGAEGGRYGIHSGCFGPREPLNRQMLERVGEQLRIQILEADLSQSFENEVLNYYRATYLQGRTPNPCVVCNQRLKFGLLPLALRNQGVEFDFYATGHYARTRFSKENGRWQLLKGRDALKDQSYFLCLLSSNQLSTTLFPLGELTKAEVRETARKRGLDFLLSQAESQDFLSEEDHPRLFAGAQIKAGDMIDPEGKVVGRHRGLIHYTIGQRRHLGLSGRPEPWYVIGFDTCRNSLRVGPQSFLYKDKLTVSSVNWVSAPPLSATSRAETKIRFAHKPAPGTLRPLPDGSVEVTFDTPQMSVTPGQFAVFHDGDILLGGGVIL
- a CDS encoding 2-hydroxyacyl-CoA dehydratase, giving the protein MKSKRIGFTTSFPVEVLFAAGHRPVDLNNIFVEGDSAAHVRKAELKGFPRTICAWIKGNYDAALSSDLDEVIGIVQGDCSNGASLTAMLAEAGLPVWHFSFPQERTREALDTELSKLEAHFEVSRDAVMKVKRRLDAIRAKLKTLDEWTWCERLVTGRENHIWLVNSSDFRGDPDRFEEELDTFLGEAANRDPIPTKLRCAYLGVPPIYRDIYDRIAQQGADVLFNEVQRQFAMPSLLPDIIDQYLVYTYPYSVFQRLEDILPQLSQRRIDVVISYTQSFCHLQIDNILLKKRIDLPFLTLEGDQPETLDSRTLLRLESFFEVHG
- a CDS encoding response regulator; this translates as MPKIICIVDDEESLIVDLKLELEALRPAWKVMGFSNGLDALREIIAGGIDLVITDIAMPDMDGYELFWRIKDHAPGLPVIMMTGFGYDPNHVLVRAKTDGLQDILFKPFDIAKLIALIESKLEPER
- a CDS encoding phosphoribosylaminoimidazolesuccinocarboxamide synthase; amino-acid sequence: MYDQIDNLDIVISSHQGKVRDIHDLGDKLLIVTSDRISAFDVVFPDPLPGKGVILNQIAAHIFKTTSQIVPNHFITDRVEDFPPEFASYKSWLEGRSMLVQKLRVIPVECIVRGYISGSAWSEYQQSRSIGGRPIDEDLRESQKFAQPMFTPSTKASSGHDVNISFEQMKQRMDPAIAEFIQAKSLELYHWAHAKLLDKGIVLADTKFEFGAFGNQIILADEALTPDSSRFWDLSLYEVGKSPASFDKQIVRDHLLSSGWNKQPPAPRLPEDIVQKALDKYRQIRDLIIGDDQCQK